The Solanum lycopersicum chromosome 9, SLM_r2.1 genome window below encodes:
- the LOC101261268 gene encoding F-box protein At4g00893-like, which yields MEEEEYIRTRIPSRTWCDLYPELLSEIAESLGIIDLLGFRGVCKDWRSASFTASASIESTSLNSKLCFLLHNDRDENTILFNPTTNKSYTINIPELKQATCLASTQGWLLISQRGNIFFFCPFSRVKIDLPPIQGLENTPAVAAFTSPPSSTDCVTAIIYKKNDDIVEVNVLERGASMWIKYDYDLKFYQKSFGDAKCATFQQGCLYVMDSFKKLLTFRLEDKRFEMFIIVDHTTNRDQNMETLSFRYKDKHFSRSNLKKQMNLGDDVTITTCGATYFGRDVEVLIHNENIEAMEGTNAQHFKGIWIQPRYFQLPPNYTW from the exons ATGGAAGAAGAAGA GTACATTAGGACAAGGATTCCATCAAGAACATGGTGTGATCTATATCCAGAGCTTTTAAGTGAAATAGCAGAGAGTTTAGGAATAATTGATCTTCTTGGCTTTCGCGGAGTCTGCAAAGATTGGCGTTCTGCTTCCTTCACAGCTTCAGCCTCTATTGAATCAACGTCTCTCAACTCAAAGCTCTGTTTCCTTCTTCATAATGATCGCGATGAGAATACTATCCTCTTTAATCCAACCACCAACAAGAGTTATACCATCAATATCCCCGAGTTGAAACAAGCAACTTGCCTTGCATCAACTCAAGGTTGGTTACTCATATCGCAAAGAGGTAACATTTTCTTCTTCTGCCCTTTCTCCCGTGTCAAAATTGACCTCCCACCTATTCAAGGACTAGAAAACACTCCCGCGGTTGCTGCATTTACTTCACCTCCTTCCTCAACGGATTGTGTCACCGCTATcatttacaagaaaaatgatGATATTGTTGAGGTGAATGTGCTAGAACGCGGAGCTAGCATGTGGATCAAGTATGATTATGATCTCAAGTTTTATCAGAAGAGTTTTGGTGATGCTAAATGTGCTACTTTTCAACAAGGATGTCTCTATGTGATGGATAGTTTTAAGAAGTTGTTGACATTCAGATTGGAAGATAAAAGGTTTGAGATGTTCATAATAGTTGACCATACTACTAATAGGGATCAAAATATGGAAACCTTGTCATTTAGGTACAAGGACAAACATTTTAGTAGAAGTAATTTGAAAAAACAGATGAATCTTGGTGATGATGTTACTATTACTACTTGTGGTGCTACTTATTTTGGAAGGGATGTAGAAGTTTTGATCCACAATGAAAACATTGAGGCAATGGAAGGAACAAATGCTCAACATTTTAAAGGAATTTGGATTCAGCCTAGATACTTTCAACTCCCTCCAAATTATACTTGGTGA